From a single Cyclobacterium marinum DSM 745 genomic region:
- a CDS encoding GDSL-type esterase/lipase family protein yields the protein MMRFNYLDFILFHIFFLATLSVQAKYFNDSTLSKDAVELDMHTKEINGLKLLHLWQSLDQDSLAINPDVVFIMAGKNDIYQLHNPQAEHTFSSNYQKIISSLKQKGIETVLFNFSPLTIKNNDFNIPDHSASQHNQINKANKIIQSLAKTNEIKWIDMNSVYANFNNTAGSEFNSDQALNPGITNRIAANKAYEYLVKNKKLDKKLKVLFLTDAPTKSEISTWNEQEKSIQFHFSKLLNWQKIAPYFKVPDKYKGDRGSFRDPFTFDDQSKVTSLEDWKKRRNEILTSWHAYMGEWPKFIENPNYEVLYSINKADYIQKKIRFEWVPGQMTHGYLLVPYQANNLPAVVTVYYEPETAIGEGKEERDFALQLVKRGFVTLSIGTTETTENKTYSLYHPHIDSATVEPLSLLAYASANAWHLLAGLPEVNQEKIGIMGHSYGGKWAMFASCLFENFAAAAWSDPGVVFDQERPNINYWEPWYLGYHPRPRRERGVPTANNPAKGTYLQLLKDNRDLHELHVLMAPRPFLVSGGEEDGEHRWIPLNHSIKANQLYGYNDRVGMSNRPEHSPNPESNAIIYNFFEYFLKE from the coding sequence ATGATGCGATTTAACTACCTAGATTTTATTCTATTTCACATCTTTTTTTTAGCCACATTATCGGTTCAGGCTAAGTACTTCAATGACTCCACTTTATCAAAAGATGCAGTTGAATTGGACATGCATACAAAAGAGATCAATGGACTGAAATTATTGCATCTTTGGCAGAGTTTAGACCAAGATTCATTGGCAATTAATCCTGATGTGGTGTTTATTATGGCAGGGAAAAATGATATTTACCAACTACATAATCCACAAGCTGAGCACACATTTTCATCTAACTATCAGAAAATAATCTCAAGCTTAAAACAAAAAGGCATAGAAACGGTTCTTTTCAATTTCTCTCCCTTAACTATTAAGAATAATGATTTTAATATACCTGATCATAGCGCTTCTCAGCATAATCAAATTAATAAGGCGAATAAAATAATTCAAAGCCTTGCTAAAACAAATGAAATCAAATGGATTGATATGAACTCAGTCTATGCTAATTTTAATAATACAGCGGGATCTGAGTTTAACTCAGACCAAGCCCTAAACCCCGGTATTACCAACCGTATTGCCGCAAATAAAGCCTATGAATACTTGGTGAAAAATAAGAAGCTTGATAAAAAATTAAAAGTATTATTTTTGACAGATGCCCCTACCAAAAGTGAGATTTCTACATGGAACGAACAGGAGAAAAGCATTCAATTTCATTTTAGTAAATTGCTGAATTGGCAAAAAATCGCCCCCTATTTCAAAGTTCCCGATAAATACAAAGGTGACCGAGGATCCTTTAGAGATCCCTTTACTTTTGATGATCAATCAAAGGTAACTTCTCTGGAAGATTGGAAGAAACGAAGAAATGAGATTCTTACATCTTGGCATGCTTATATGGGAGAATGGCCTAAATTCATTGAAAACCCAAATTATGAAGTTTTGTATTCAATTAACAAAGCGGATTATATTCAAAAAAAGATCCGTTTTGAATGGGTTCCCGGACAAATGACCCATGGGTATTTACTGGTTCCCTATCAGGCCAATAATCTACCGGCTGTTGTAACGGTTTATTACGAACCGGAAACAGCAATAGGAGAAGGCAAGGAAGAAAGAGATTTTGCCTTACAATTGGTTAAACGTGGATTTGTAACCCTGTCAATCGGCACAACTGAAACAACTGAGAACAAAACTTATTCTCTATACCATCCACATATTGACAGTGCCACTGTTGAACCACTTTCTTTACTTGCTTATGCATCAGCAAATGCATGGCATCTACTTGCGGGTTTACCGGAAGTAAATCAAGAAAAAATTGGGATAATGGGGCATAGTTATGGTGGGAAATGGGCCATGTTTGCCTCCTGTTTGTTCGAGAATTTTGCAGCAGCAGCTTGGTCAGATCCCGGAGTTGTTTTTGACCAAGAAAGGCCAAACATCAATTACTGGGAACCTTGGTACCTTGGTTATCATCCAAGACCAAGAAGAGAAAGAGGTGTTCCTACGGCAAATAATCCTGCGAAGGGCACCTATCTTCAGCTCTTGAAAGACAATAGGGATCTGCACGAGCTTCATGTATTAATGGCTCCCCGACCTTTTTTAGTCTCCGGAGGAGAAGAGGACGGGGAGCATCGATGGATTCCCTTAAACCATAGCATCAAGGCAAATCAATTGTATGGTTACAATGACCGTGTAGGGATGAGTAATCGACCGGAACACTCTCCCAACCCGGAATCCAATGCAATCATTTACAACTTCTTTGAATATTTCTTAAAAGAATAA
- a CDS encoding 3-keto-disaccharide hydrolase: MRKTSQKIIAVVVTLLLQSSFSLALFGQSTSSYEVLFDGKSLEKWCPKNAPTSAIKGWKIEDGTLFMDGKGGGDIITKEKYSDFELVFEFNLTANANSGIKYFVDTIYNEKTGKMMVNGPEYQIIDDYNYEGVKDNPNGTTSTGAAYLFYPPKNKELKPHGSWNQGKIIAKGKKVSHYLNGKKLVSYTRGNKDFLKKKSENKFKDDENYGELKEGHILITDHGDKVFFRNIKIKRL, translated from the coding sequence ATGAGAAAAACAAGTCAGAAAATTATCGCTGTAGTTGTCACACTACTCCTGCAAAGCTCATTTTCTTTGGCCTTATTTGGCCAATCCACATCATCCTATGAGGTATTGTTTGATGGGAAATCCTTGGAGAAATGGTGCCCAAAAAACGCCCCTACCTCTGCCATAAAGGGATGGAAAATCGAAGACGGAACGCTTTTTATGGATGGTAAAGGCGGCGGAGATATTATCACGAAGGAAAAGTACAGCGACTTTGAGCTGGTTTTTGAATTTAACCTTACGGCAAATGCGAATAGTGGTATAAAATATTTTGTAGACACTATTTATAACGAAAAAACCGGAAAGATGATGGTCAATGGGCCTGAATATCAAATAATTGATGATTACAATTATGAAGGAGTAAAGGATAACCCCAATGGAACGACATCAACCGGTGCTGCTTACCTTTTCTATCCTCCAAAAAACAAGGAGTTAAAGCCGCATGGTTCATGGAACCAAGGTAAGATTATAGCCAAAGGAAAAAAGGTAAGTCATTATTTAAATGGGAAAAAATTAGTTAGTTATACCCGAGGAAATAAAGATTTCCTGAAAAAGAAATCAGAAAATAAGTTCAAAGATGACGAAAATTATGGAGAGCTTAAAGAAGGGCATATCTTGATAACGGACCATGGTGATAAAGTCTTTTTTCGAAATATTAAAATCAAAAGATTATAG
- a CDS encoding Nramp family divalent metal transporter translates to MIRRWFKSLGPGLITAALVFGPGSLTITSKLGAVYGYNLLWVIIVAALLMLTFTGMGARIGLASDQSLISLFRKKWGNAAALIAGISIFFVTAAFQAGNTVGAGLALSESLGQTNGLWIVVISLMAISLMFFKSFYKILEKVMMIMVGIMLISFLFTLIIAPPVWSEVMAGLNPSIPQGSFILVIALVASSFSIAGAFYQSYLVQEKGWEKGEAKDALRESYTGIVILGLISSMIMISAATILYPKGVTVTSAGDIGMALEPVYGKFSFMVFMIGLFGASFSSLLGNASIGGTLLSDALSLGRNLNGTPVKILITLIIIIGASIALIFGRLPLELIVFAQGITIFAVPFIGLGLFLIGNDTNIMGSLKNNTFTNIIGVIGLLVLFTLALSNAYSLFNA, encoded by the coding sequence ATGATCCGTCGTTGGTTTAAATCTCTAGGCCCTGGGCTAATTACAGCCGCTTTGGTATTTGGTCCCGGTAGCCTTACCATTACTTCCAAATTGGGTGCAGTCTATGGCTACAATTTACTTTGGGTAATAATTGTGGCAGCACTGTTGATGTTAACTTTTACAGGAATGGGAGCCAGGATAGGGTTGGCCTCTGACCAATCCCTTATCAGTTTATTTAGAAAAAAATGGGGAAATGCAGCAGCTTTAATTGCCGGAATAAGTATTTTCTTTGTTACTGCTGCTTTTCAAGCAGGGAATACTGTTGGGGCAGGGTTGGCACTTTCTGAGTCTCTCGGACAAACAAATGGCTTGTGGATTGTAGTTATATCATTAATGGCTATATCGTTGATGTTTTTTAAATCCTTCTATAAGATTTTAGAAAAGGTGATGATGATTATGGTTGGGATAATGTTAATTTCTTTCCTTTTTACGCTAATAATTGCCCCTCCTGTTTGGTCTGAGGTTATGGCAGGGCTGAATCCAAGTATTCCACAAGGTTCCTTTATCTTGGTAATCGCTTTGGTAGCTTCAAGTTTTTCTATCGCAGGCGCTTTTTATCAATCTTATTTGGTTCAGGAAAAAGGCTGGGAAAAAGGTGAAGCTAAAGATGCTTTGAGAGAGAGTTATACTGGAATCGTTATTTTAGGCCTTATTTCCTCCATGATCATGATTAGTGCAGCCACCATCTTATATCCAAAGGGGGTGACAGTCACCTCAGCCGGAGATATTGGGATGGCATTAGAACCGGTTTATGGAAAATTTTCGTTTATGGTGTTTATGATAGGTTTATTTGGGGCTTCTTTTTCTTCCCTTTTAGGAAATGCGAGTATAGGCGGCACATTGCTTTCAGATGCTTTGTCTTTGGGTAGAAATTTAAATGGTACCCCGGTAAAAATCTTAATTACACTGATTATTATAATTGGAGCATCCATCGCACTAATATTTGGAAGGCTACCACTTGAATTAATTGTTTTTGCCCAGGGAATAACCATATTCGCAGTACCTTTCATCGGATTAGGTCTGTTTTTAATTGGTAACGATACCAATATAATGGGCTCCCTAAAAAATAATACTTTCACCAATATTATTGGTGTAATTGGCTTATTGGTGCTATTTACTTTGGCATTAAGTAATGCCTATTCTTTGTTTAATGCATAA
- a CDS encoding NAD-dependent epimerase/dehydratase family protein, producing MKSIEELEEILSKPTEGLIEDLKEIKGDIIILGVAGKMGPSLAKLASRAVKEAGIDKKVIGVSRFSDDSLRIDLENHGVTCIAADLLDDEALQALPEAENVIYMAGKKFGTTGQEHSTWAMNAYLPGRVATKYKNSKIIVFSSGNIYPFVHYASGGALEETPPEPIGEYAQSCLGRERVFEYFSHQFNIPMLMYRLNYAIDMRYGNLLEIGKMVNTEKPIDLRSGHMNVIWQGDANEIAIRSLLHTSSPPKILNVTGPETISIRQVAEKFGKLLNKKPVFVNEPEPNVLLNNASLCHQLFGYPSVSLLTMIEMTVQWIQQDGATLNKPTHFQEREGKF from the coding sequence ATGAAATCTATTGAAGAGTTAGAAGAAATTCTTAGCAAGCCCACCGAAGGCTTGATTGAAGACCTCAAAGAGATAAAAGGAGACATCATTATATTGGGTGTTGCAGGCAAAATGGGGCCTAGCTTGGCTAAACTTGCTAGTAGGGCAGTAAAGGAAGCCGGTATCGATAAAAAAGTTATAGGCGTTTCCAGATTTTCTGATGATAGCTTAAGAATTGATCTTGAAAACCATGGCGTAACCTGCATAGCAGCTGATTTGTTGGATGATGAAGCCCTACAGGCTTTACCTGAGGCTGAGAATGTTATTTATATGGCCGGCAAAAAGTTTGGTACCACAGGTCAGGAACACTCCACCTGGGCAATGAATGCCTATTTACCTGGAAGGGTAGCCACAAAGTATAAAAATTCTAAAATTATCGTATTTTCTAGCGGAAACATCTATCCCTTTGTGCATTATGCATCAGGAGGAGCCTTGGAGGAAACCCCTCCGGAACCTATTGGTGAATATGCACAATCCTGCTTGGGGAGAGAACGTGTATTTGAATACTTCAGTCATCAGTTCAACATCCCGATGTTAATGTACAGGCTTAACTATGCCATTGATATGCGTTATGGTAACCTTTTGGAAATAGGTAAAATGGTAAATACCGAAAAGCCAATCGATTTAAGAAGCGGGCACATGAATGTAATCTGGCAAGGAGATGCCAATGAAATTGCTATTCGCTCATTGTTACATACCAGCAGTCCACCTAAAATATTAAATGTTACCGGTCCTGAGACAATCAGCATTCGGCAAGTAGCAGAGAAATTTGGTAAGTTATTGAATAAAAAGCCGGTTTTTGTAAATGAACCGGAGCCTAACGTTTTATTAAACAATGCCTCCCTTTGTCACCAACTATTTGGCTATCCGTCGGTTTCTTTGTTAACAATGATTGAGATGACAGTGCAATGGATCCAGCAAGATGGAGCTACCTTAAATAAACCAACCCACTTTCAAGAAAGAGAAGGAAAATTTTAA
- a CDS encoding neutral/alkaline non-lysosomal ceramidase N-terminal domain-containing protein, which produces MKSFILTYQPILFTSLLFLFLAIGYQAKAQKINGWKAGTDKINITPSSSLWMAGYGHRDHPAEGKYGELWVKVLAIEDAKGYQTVIVTSDLLGLPKNLSDGIRNAVNKKYGLEISQIVLNSSHTHSAPVLGKSLFDIYPMNEQQRSDVEQYTDQLQNDIVASIGKAISNMKPSQIFSNNGTARFQVNRRNNKESEVHLSTDLNGPMDHAVPVLKVMDEKDQITTVLFGYACHPTVLSGYQWSGDYPGYAQEMVEKNYPGAMAMFFQGAGGDQNPLPRRTLPLAKQYGTVLAATVERVLSEDMKPLEASLNSAYTEIDLGLEAPPSKAELSKIINEQSGYMKRWAVRMLGEIEAGNPLPSSYPFPVQVIKIGDQALFTMGGEVTVGYANRLKEKYGPEIFVMTYTNDVMSYIPTEIILEEGGYEGHTAQMVYGLPSKWKPGLEDQILTAFDKLAAKLAIQPIK; this is translated from the coding sequence ATGAAAAGCTTCATTTTAACCTACCAACCTATTTTATTCACTTCTTTGCTGTTTTTATTTCTTGCCATCGGTTACCAAGCCAAAGCACAGAAAATAAACGGTTGGAAAGCGGGTACGGATAAAATTAACATTACACCTTCCTCCTCATTATGGATGGCCGGATATGGCCATAGAGACCATCCCGCAGAAGGTAAATATGGGGAACTTTGGGTGAAAGTTCTGGCCATTGAAGATGCCAAAGGATATCAAACAGTAATTGTAACATCTGACTTGCTGGGCTTACCAAAAAACCTTTCTGACGGGATTAGAAATGCTGTCAACAAAAAATATGGTCTTGAAATATCCCAGATTGTTTTAAACAGTAGCCATACCCATTCCGCTCCTGTTTTAGGGAAATCCTTGTTTGATATTTACCCAATGAATGAGCAGCAACGTAGCGATGTGGAGCAATACACGGATCAACTTCAAAATGATATTGTAGCAAGTATTGGCAAGGCAATTTCCAACATGAAACCTTCTCAAATATTTTCCAATAATGGGACAGCACGCTTTCAAGTTAACAGGAGAAACAATAAAGAAAGCGAAGTTCATTTGTCAACAGACCTCAATGGACCTATGGATCATGCAGTTCCTGTATTGAAAGTAATGGATGAGAAGGATCAAATTACTACAGTTCTGTTTGGTTACGCCTGCCACCCAACTGTGCTTAGTGGTTACCAGTGGTCAGGAGATTATCCCGGTTATGCCCAGGAAATGGTAGAAAAAAATTACCCGGGGGCAATGGCCATGTTTTTTCAAGGTGCCGGAGGAGATCAAAATCCATTGCCAAGAAGGACCCTGCCTTTGGCCAAACAATATGGAACAGTCTTGGCTGCAACGGTTGAAAGAGTCCTTTCTGAAGACATGAAGCCTTTGGAAGCTTCTCTTAATAGTGCTTACACAGAAATAGACCTAGGATTGGAAGCCCCTCCTAGCAAGGCCGAACTTAGTAAAATAATCAATGAGCAGAGTGGTTATATGAAAAGGTGGGCTGTAAGAATGTTAGGAGAAATTGAAGCAGGAAATCCATTGCCTTCTTCTTATCCTTTTCCCGTTCAAGTAATTAAAATAGGAGATCAAGCCCTTTTCACCATGGGGGGAGAAGTAACTGTAGGCTATGCCAATCGCCTCAAAGAAAAATATGGACCGGAAATATTTGTAATGACCTATACCAACGATGTTATGAGTTATATCCCTACTGAAATCATCCTTGAAGAAGGAGGGTATGAAGGTCACACTGCCCAAATGGTCTATGGACTTCCTAGTAAATGGAAGCCTGGGTTAGAAGATCAAATCCTTACAGCTTTTGATAAATTGGCTGCTAAATTAGCCATTCAACCAATAAAATAA
- a CDS encoding ThuA domain-containing protein has protein sequence MISKDPNNYEADLTIPFFAMKLAKESGFETKVILGEGERKAFKLPELENNMDSDLLVLFLRRVALSTDQLQLIKNHIAAGKPILGIRTANHAFSVTEEGIPIGFEDWWEFVPEVLGHENKGYGAASAATHIKAEKRVGKGMLKGINKGKWQSQGNLYLMENSLDKKANVILSGTSDGKTMPIAYTRKYGDSRVFYTSLGFPTDFVHPYFNQLLENAIDWTLNIK, from the coding sequence TTGATCAGCAAGGATCCCAACAACTACGAAGCGGACCTTACCATTCCTTTTTTTGCAATGAAACTGGCTAAGGAAAGTGGGTTTGAAACCAAGGTAATTCTAGGAGAAGGAGAAAGAAAGGCATTCAAGCTACCCGAATTGGAAAACAATATGGACAGTGATCTTCTAGTCCTTTTCTTGCGTAGGGTGGCGCTATCCACTGATCAATTGCAACTGATAAAAAACCATATTGCTGCAGGTAAACCTATTCTTGGAATAAGAACTGCCAACCATGCTTTTTCGGTAACTGAGGAAGGTATTCCAATTGGCTTTGAAGATTGGTGGGAATTTGTGCCCGAAGTATTGGGACATGAAAACAAAGGCTATGGAGCTGCAAGTGCAGCAACGCATATCAAGGCAGAAAAAAGGGTTGGAAAAGGAATGTTGAAAGGCATCAATAAGGGTAAATGGCAAAGCCAAGGTAATCTTTATCTAATGGAGAATTCCCTGGATAAAAAAGCCAATGTTATACTTAGTGGAACCTCTGATGGTAAAACTATGCCAATAGCCTATACAAGAAAATATGGAGATTCTAGGGTTTTCTATACTTCTTTGGGATTTCCTACTGACTTTGTTCATCCCTATTTTAATCAATTGCTGGAAAATGCAATAGACTGGACACTTAATATAAAATAA
- a CDS encoding BNR-4 repeat-containing protein: MIPHSRKLLFTAFVLLLQINYSFSQKTNKKDFDPYQAVKIADDGSWCWFQDERALLIDNKVIFTGVTSQGYNTVNEWNLDDNSSATTIITEGSLPADDHNVGSIMLRPDGKILTVYSGHTYDPYVRHRTTVNPYDISEWTEEKVFTANAKVCYSNTYYLEEADITYNFFRGNGNNPHYMVSEDYGDTWTFGGRLFEFPGRSYLRYASDGKNRIHFITTNGHPRHMNNNIYHGYVENGKAYRSDGTLVGPLSTTENSKFQPSDFTLVFDGDLETREDVGWTSDIQLDEEGEPYFVFTVAKDPVTRGERVNVSKGGFDNRYHYARWENGQWIEDEIAYAGSRLYPDENEYTGLISLNPKDKNVLYFSADVHPVSGEPLLVDGERRYEIFRGERLNENSPWEFTPVTFNSKENNIRPIVLADDNREIVLWLTGRYTTYKDYQLEVYGKVIKEKKKRLRRKKARR, translated from the coding sequence ATGATCCCCCATTCTAGAAAGCTTCTTTTTACAGCATTTGTACTATTATTACAAATCAATTATTCTTTTTCACAAAAAACCAACAAGAAAGATTTTGATCCATACCAAGCAGTAAAAATAGCTGATGATGGAAGCTGGTGCTGGTTTCAGGATGAAAGGGCATTGCTAATAGACAATAAGGTAATCTTTACCGGAGTAACTTCGCAAGGTTACAATACAGTTAATGAGTGGAATTTAGATGACAATAGTTCAGCTACTACAATCATAACTGAAGGTTCACTTCCGGCAGATGACCACAATGTGGGTTCAATAATGTTAAGACCTGACGGTAAAATTTTAACCGTCTATTCGGGTCATACTTATGACCCTTATGTAAGACACAGAACGACCGTCAACCCCTACGACATCAGTGAGTGGACTGAAGAAAAAGTTTTCACTGCCAATGCAAAGGTTTGTTATTCCAACACTTATTATCTTGAAGAGGCAGATATTACCTATAATTTCTTTAGGGGAAATGGAAACAATCCACATTATATGGTTTCTGAAGATTATGGTGATACATGGACTTTTGGAGGAAGGCTCTTTGAATTCCCGGGAAGATCTTACTTAAGATATGCCTCAGATGGTAAAAACCGAATTCACTTCATCACCACAAATGGCCATCCTAGGCATATGAACAATAACATCTATCATGGATATGTGGAAAATGGAAAGGCTTATAGGTCTGATGGAACACTTGTAGGTCCTTTAAGCACAACGGAGAACAGCAAGTTTCAACCCTCAGATTTTACTTTGGTATTTGATGGAGATCTTGAGACAAGAGAAGATGTAGGATGGACCAGCGACATCCAACTAGACGAAGAAGGTGAGCCCTATTTCGTATTTACAGTGGCCAAAGATCCGGTAACTAGAGGTGAGAGAGTAAATGTATCAAAAGGTGGATTTGACAACCGGTACCATTATGCGCGTTGGGAAAATGGTCAATGGATAGAAGATGAAATTGCTTACGCAGGGAGTCGCTTGTATCCGGATGAAAATGAATATACAGGTTTGATTAGCCTCAACCCAAAAGATAAAAACGTTCTGTACTTCTCAGCAGATGTACACCCTGTTTCAGGAGAACCTTTATTGGTGGATGGAGAAAGAAGATATGAAATATTTAGAGGAGAAAGGCTAAATGAAAATAGCCCATGGGAATTTACTCCTGTTACCTTTAATTCAAAAGAAAACAATATCAGACCAATTGTTTTAGCAGATGACAACCGAGAGATTGTATTGTGGCTAACCGGAAGGTATACTACTTATAAGGATTATCAGCTGGAAGTATATGGTAAGGTCATTAAGGAGAAAAAAAAAAGGCTGAGGAGAAAAAAAGCAAGAAGATAA
- a CDS encoding dihydrodipicolinate synthase family protein produces the protein MSNINPAIRQLLHDGTVIPAHPLALTAERELDEKYQRALSRYYIASGAGGMAVGVHSTQFEIREKKYGLFEPVLRMAMEEVKAAAIERPFAMVAGIVGDTNQAVAEATLAKDLGYDLGLLSAGGLGDWSEKDLIKRAEKVAEVMPIFGFYLQPSAGGRLLSYDFWKDFADIPNVQAIKMAPFNRYQSLDVVRAVCSSSRHKEIALYTGNDDNIVADLLTPFTFVVNGEKITKRVVGGLLGHWAVWTTKAVALLEKIKECRDNDLSAMPELLELGVQITDSNAVIFDPKHQFKGCIPGIHEVLRRQGLLQGTWCLNPNEVLSPGQSEEIDRVYEAYPWLNDDAFVKENLQSFLS, from the coding sequence ATGAGTAATATAAATCCCGCAATCAGGCAATTATTACATGATGGGACCGTAATTCCTGCCCACCCATTGGCTTTAACTGCAGAAAGAGAACTTGACGAAAAATACCAACGAGCATTGTCTCGCTATTATATCGCCTCCGGAGCCGGAGGAATGGCAGTGGGTGTACATAGTACGCAATTTGAAATTAGGGAAAAAAAATATGGACTTTTTGAGCCGGTTTTAAGAATGGCCATGGAAGAAGTCAAAGCTGCAGCCATCGAAAGACCTTTTGCAATGGTGGCAGGGATTGTTGGAGACACTAATCAGGCAGTAGCCGAAGCTACTTTGGCAAAGGACTTAGGATATGATCTAGGCCTGCTTAGTGCCGGGGGATTGGGAGATTGGTCAGAAAAGGATTTGATAAAAAGAGCTGAAAAGGTTGCAGAAGTAATGCCTATTTTTGGATTTTACCTTCAACCATCAGCCGGTGGCCGACTGTTAAGCTACGATTTTTGGAAAGATTTTGCTGATATCCCCAATGTTCAAGCCATTAAAATGGCTCCCTTTAACAGGTACCAATCTTTAGATGTAGTAAGGGCAGTTTGTTCTTCAAGTCGCCATAAGGAAATAGCCTTGTACACCGGAAACGATGATAACATTGTGGCAGACCTCCTTACACCATTTACTTTTGTGGTGAATGGAGAGAAAATTACAAAAAGAGTGGTTGGTGGTTTACTTGGCCATTGGGCAGTGTGGACCACTAAAGCCGTTGCGCTGCTGGAGAAGATAAAGGAATGCCGTGACAATGACCTTTCAGCAATGCCTGAATTGCTTGAGTTGGGAGTGCAAATAACCGATTCCAATGCTGTTATTTTTGATCCCAAACACCAGTTTAAAGGTTGTATTCCGGGTATTCATGAAGTGCTGAGACGACAGGGTTTACTACAGGGAACTTGGTGTCTCAATCCAAATGAAGTCCTTTCTCCCGGTCAATCAGAAGAAATTGATCGTGTTTATGAAGCTTATCCTTGGCTCAACGATGACGCCTTTGTGAAAGAAAACCTTCAAAGTTTTCTTTCATAG
- a CDS encoding redoxin domain-containing protein has translation MKTAPLTPYQLEKEIACPNLMVKTRYGNVNLKSIIKGQRIIIYTNPSALIPKTDEDRHKLITALTKLKELNYHLIGFNIDSFEEHLYATNWLNSQLDDYLVFPIFYQPMNDLKRDLEQKLSMRIKIDNPIYFINQKGNTQYIVNGDIQKYKDMDNIVSLASKMVLTNQNFDKVLSLN, from the coding sequence ATGAAAACTGCACCCTTAACCCCCTATCAATTAGAAAAAGAAATCGCTTGCCCTAACTTAATGGTCAAAACGCGTTACGGAAATGTTAATTTAAAGTCAATAATTAAAGGTCAAAGAATTATTATTTACACCAACCCTTCTGCGTTAATTCCAAAAACCGATGAAGATCGACACAAACTCATAACCGCTTTGACCAAATTAAAAGAGCTCAATTATCACCTCATTGGGTTTAACATTGATTCATTCGAGGAGCATTTGTACGCCACCAACTGGCTTAATTCTCAACTTGATGATTATTTGGTCTTCCCAATCTTTTATCAACCGATGAATGATTTAAAAAGAGATTTGGAACAAAAGTTATCCATGAGAATAAAGATTGATAACCCAATTTATTTCATCAATCAAAAGGGCAATACCCAATACATTGTCAATGGAGATATCCAAAAGTATAAAGACATGGACAATATTGTAAGCTTAGCTTCAAAAATGGTTTTAACCAATCAAAATTTCGACAAAGTATTGTCTCTCAATTGA